In Procambarus clarkii isolate CNS0578487 chromosome 25, FALCON_Pclarkii_2.0, whole genome shotgun sequence, the following proteins share a genomic window:
- the LOC138368590 gene encoding tigger transposable element-derived protein 7-like codes for MAIRFEDLKVAASKLAIQLGIKDFNASDGWVGRFKARHNISNTKKISGEASSADPTNVDSFKAKLNEYIVSNNLSKYQVYNADETGFMWRAVPSTSLTSRMQENIPGRKISKERLSVLLCANADASRRTKCAVVGKSKNPRALKNIMQALPVIYYNSKKSWFNQIIFTDWFENHFCKEVREFQINKCGIKASEVKALLLLDNAPAHPISKLISRDGRIKCMALPPNTTSLIQPMDQGVILAAKRMYQTAMLEDVLVVLPSEEDELTGKDTRAQRTLENLKKYTIREAIFHWARLWNKVKETTLTNSWKKLLTERPRCEAAVSDSEFEGFENEANDFEGFEETIRTMLLQAGQGVQVNDINEWLENDYDPGYELLTEEQIAQSVLGNDSDDSDDSDDDSDDVGEALPRGVGYQKRLEQVEELIEYSIKSKHEVIGNFLCTPYSLKAMSQNVSQRKSDSDKNR; via the coding sequence ATGGCAATAAGATTTGAAGATCTTAAAGTTGCAGCAAGTAAACTTGCCATTCAATTAGGTATAAAAGATTTCAATGCAAGTGATGGGTGGGTTGGAAGATTTAAGGCTCGGCATAACATTTCAAACACCAAAAAAATTTCTGGCGAGGCGTCAAGTGCTGATCCCACTAATGTTGATTCATTCAAGGCTAAATTAAACGAGTACATTGTCAGTAATAATTTAAGCAAATATCAAGTATATAATGCTGACGAGACTGGGTTTATGTGGCGAGCTGTACCAAGTACATCCTTAACCAGTAGGATGCAGGAAAATATTCCTGGACGAAAGATAAGCAAGGAACGGCTCTCAGTCTTGCTCTGTGCTAATGCTGATGCCTCTCGCAGGACAAAATGTGCCGTGGTAGGCAAGTCTAAAAATCCTCGAGccttaaaaaatataatgcaggcattacctgtaatatattacaattctaagaaatcatggtttaatcaaataatATTTACGGACTGGTTTGAAAACCACTTTTGCAAAGAAGTCAGAGAATTCCAGATCAACAAATGTGGAATAAAGGCCAGTGAGGTTAAGGCATTGTTGCTGCTAGATAATGCCCCTGCTCATCCCATTAGCAAGTTAATTTCAAGGGATGGCAGAATAAAATGCATGGCACTTCCACCAAACACAACATCCTTGATCCAGCCCATGGACCAAGGTGTTATCCTTGCTGCTAAACGTATGTACCAAACAGCAATGCTTGAAGATGTTTTAGTTGTTTTACCTAGCGAGGAAGATGAATTGACAGGAAAGGATACAAGGGCTCAAAGAACACTAGAAAATCTAAAAAAGTACACAATCAGGGAAGCAATATTCCACTGGGCTAGGCTTTGGAATAAAGTGAAAGAAACCACACTAACAAATTCATGGAAGAAACTGTTAACAGAGAGGCCTAGATGTGAAGCAGCAGTATCTGATAGTGAATTCGAAGGTTTTGAAAATGAAGCCAATGATTTTGAAGGGTTTGAAGAAACGATCCGAACAATGTTGCTCCAAGCTGGTcagggtgtacaagtgaatgatatcAATGAATGGTTAGAAAATGATTACGATCCTGGTTATGAATTGTTAACTGAAGAACAGATTGCGCAAAGTGTTCTCGGAAATGACTCTGATGACTCTGATGACTCTGATGATGACTCGGACGATGTTGGTGAGGCTCTGCCTAGAGGTGTCGGATATCAGAAAAGATTGGAACAAGTTGAGGAACTCATTGAATATTCAATAAAAAGTAAACATGAGGTTATTGGAAATTTTTTATGTACACCTTACAGCCTTAAAGCAATGTCTCAAAACGTTAGCcagagaaaatcagattcagacaaaaatagataa